GTCCATTTGGCCCGGTTCTTTGGGCCTGCAGCGCGGGAGCAGGAGCCGTACGCCTCTTCCCCAGAGTTCGTCAAGAACTGGGCGTATATCGACTTCATTTTTGATAGGCATGTAAAGAAGAACTTCGCGGGCGGAGGCCCACTGTGGGGTTGACCGAAGGGCAGAAAGAATGCGGAGGCTTTTGTGTGCCCGTTCCGCAGGCCCAAGTTCGGCGCGGGTGGCGAGAAGCTTTTTTCGTAGCTTGGATTTGTGTGTATCCGTGGGGTGCATGTGTTCAGGTATTTATGGTTTGGAGTTTTTGTACTAGTCTTCTCCGAAGGGGAAAGGCATTTCCCCACCTCGTCACATGGAGCGAGACTATACACTTTCTTTTGCAGACTTGAAAGGGATCAGAAATGACGAAAAAGACACCGTTCTGGATTGGTTGCGGTGATATTCACGACGCTCCAGAGCGTTTGGCAGAAATTCCGAATATTGCAGAGGCAGAAGCCGTTTTTGTGAGCGGAGACCTGACAACAGCGCATGGTGCGGCCGTAGCGCAGCAGGTTGTGGAAAAAATGCAAACAGTACATCCCCGGATTTTCGCCCAGATTGGCAATATGGACGACTTTGCCCTGATTGACTGGCTGGAGGAAAAGCAGATCAGCCTGCATCGGAACGTGCTTGAGTGCACACCGGAGTTTGGAGTTATGGGCGTGGGCTGCTCGTCCACGACGCCGTTTGCGACCCCATGTGAGGCTCCGGAAGAGACTCTGGGGCAGTGGTTGCGGGAAACGCATGCCAAGGTAGCGGACTGGAAAAATCTTTTGCTGGTGACGCACGATACCCCGCGTGATACCGCTGTTGATGCATTGCCCAATGGGATGCACGTTGGCAGTCAGGCTGTTCGGGAATTCATCGAAACGGCTCAGCCCACGGTATGCCTGTGTGGTCATATTCATGAAGCCCGAGGCACGGACATGCTGGGGGAGACTCTGGTGTGCAATCCCGGAATGCTGGCTGATGGTGGCTATGTTGAATTTCGCCTTGTCGACGGAGTGCTCCGGGCTGAACTCAAAGTGCTTTAGGAGAGTGGCATGAACTACAGGCTTCGTTCGTGGAATGTGAACGGTTTTCGGGCCATTCAGAAAAAAGGCTTTTGGGACTGGCTGAATTCGTCAGATTCGGATCTTGTTGGTTTGCAGGAAATCAAGGCGGACCCTTCCCAGCTCAGGGAAGACGAGCGGAACCCTGCGGGGTGGGATGTGTTCTGGAATCCTGCCAGAAGTAAGAAAGGCTATTCCGGAACTGCGATTTTGAGCAAAATTCCTCCGCTGTCGGTGCGTTTTGGCCTTGCTGATGAAAGTTACTGCGGCGAAGGACGGACGGTCTGTGTGGAATTTGAGGAATTCTACCTCTATAATATCTATTTCCCGAACGGTGGCATGGGTGACGACAGGCTCCAGTATAAGCTTGGCTTTTATGATGCCTTTCTGGAAGACGCGGAAGAGCTGCGCAAGAAAAAGCCCATTGTCGTGTGCGGTGATTTTAATACGGCGCACAAGCCCATTGACCTTGCCCGTCCCAAGGACAATGAAAAAACCACAGGCTTTTTGCCCATTGAACGGGCGTGGATCGATAAACTCGTCGCGCACGGGTACCTTGATACGCTTCGGATGTTTGATCAGGAACCAGCCCTGTATACATGGTGGTCATACAGAACCGCGGCCAGAGTCAGGAATGTTGGCTGGCGTATTGACTACTTCTTTGTGTCCGAAGAGCTTCGGGACAATGTCAAAGCCGCATGGATTGATTCTGATGTTATGGGGTCTGACCATTGCCCCCTTGGCATTGAACTTGAATTTTAAGAGTCAAGGAAACTGCATATTCCCGCCCTCCAGAGCTTTTTGCCTCTGGGGGGCTTTTTTGTACCCGGATGAAACTGTTTGTCTGTTCAGTGAAGGCCGTTCAAGAGCTTGGAAAGATATGATGTTTTGAAAGGAAAAAACAGAAATGATATTGACACAGTGGCCCGTCGGCGTGAAGGTACATAAAAGGGTGTTTCACATATGGGGTGTTCTGTACGCAGGATGGCCTCTACTGCAC
This genomic stretch from Desulfobaculum bizertense DSM 18034 harbors:
- a CDS encoding metallophosphoesterase produces the protein MTKKTPFWIGCGDIHDAPERLAEIPNIAEAEAVFVSGDLTTAHGAAVAQQVVEKMQTVHPRIFAQIGNMDDFALIDWLEEKQISLHRNVLECTPEFGVMGVGCSSTTPFATPCEAPEETLGQWLRETHAKVADWKNLLLVTHDTPRDTAVDALPNGMHVGSQAVREFIETAQPTVCLCGHIHEARGTDMLGETLVCNPGMLADGGYVEFRLVDGVLRAELKVL
- a CDS encoding exodeoxyribonuclease III; its protein translation is MNYRLRSWNVNGFRAIQKKGFWDWLNSSDSDLVGLQEIKADPSQLREDERNPAGWDVFWNPARSKKGYSGTAILSKIPPLSVRFGLADESYCGEGRTVCVEFEEFYLYNIYFPNGGMGDDRLQYKLGFYDAFLEDAEELRKKKPIVVCGDFNTAHKPIDLARPKDNEKTTGFLPIERAWIDKLVAHGYLDTLRMFDQEPALYTWWSYRTAARVRNVGWRIDYFFVSEELRDNVKAAWIDSDVMGSDHCPLGIELEF